In Holophagales bacterium, one DNA window encodes the following:
- a CDS encoding DUF4126 domain-containing protein, whose translation METFTQVGLGIGMAAACGFRVFLPLALLSGASRLGIVSLSPGFGWLASREALLILSVACVAEIAAYYLPWVDHLLDLLATPTAVVAGVLASAAVLVDLPPALRWTVAVVAGGSVAGLFQGTTVLARHASSLLTLGLGNFLIATAEMILALCAVALAILLPLAVIVLVLAVAGWRLGRRVEATA comes from the coding sequence ATGGAGACCTTCACGCAGGTGGGACTGGGAATCGGGATGGCGGCGGCCTGCGGCTTCCGGGTCTTCCTGCCGCTTGCCCTGCTCAGCGGGGCGTCTCGACTCGGGATCGTCAGCCTGTCTCCCGGCTTCGGATGGCTGGCCAGCCGCGAAGCGCTGCTCATCCTTTCGGTCGCGTGCGTGGCCGAGATTGCGGCGTACTACCTGCCGTGGGTTGACCATCTCCTCGACCTGCTGGCGACGCCGACCGCGGTCGTCGCAGGGGTGTTGGCGAGTGCGGCCGTGCTGGTCGATCTGCCGCCGGCGTTGCGCTGGACGGTTGCCGTGGTGGCCGGCGGGAGCGTCGCCGGGCTCTTCCAGGGCACGACGGTCCTGGCCCGCCACGCCTCCTCGCTGCTGACCCTCGGCTTGGGCAATTTTCTCATCGCGACGGCCGAGATGATCCTGGCACTTTGCGCCGTCGCGTTGGCGATCCTCCTCCCGCTCGCGGTGATCGTGCTGGTGCTCGCCGTGGCAGGATGGCGCC
- a CDS encoding OsmC family protein — protein sequence MAVRKASAVWNGGLTDGKGSVALGSGAWQGEYSFKTRFEEAPGTNPEELIGAAHAGCFSMALSATLGRNGFAPERVATEARVHLVKQEAGFAITKIELHCEAKVPGIDEAKFQELAGAAKVGCPVSKALAAIEIELHAKLTA from the coding sequence ATGGCTGTACGCAAGGCTTCCGCCGTTTGGAACGGCGGGTTGACGGACGGCAAGGGCAGCGTGGCGCTCGGCAGCGGCGCGTGGCAGGGCGAGTACTCGTTCAAGACCCGCTTCGAAGAGGCGCCGGGAACGAATCCGGAAGAGCTGATCGGCGCGGCGCACGCCGGCTGTTTCTCGATGGCGCTGTCGGCGACCCTCGGACGCAACGGCTTCGCGCCGGAGCGGGTGGCGACCGAGGCTCGGGTTCACCTGGTCAAGCAGGAGGCCGGATTCGCCATCACCAAGATCGAGCTCCACTGCGAGGCGAAGGTCCCGGGGATCGACGAGGCGAAGTTCCAGGAGCTCGCCGGCGCCGCCAAGGTCGGCTGCCCGGTCTCCAAGGCCCTCGCGGCGATCGAGATCGAGCTGCACGCCAAGCTGACGGCCTGA
- a CDS encoding cation transporter, which yields MTTTESAVAAGSDRAPGEILRRATFASLVVGLAVMGLKFVAFTLTGSVALLSDALESIVNVVAAVAAMIAIRVALRPADETHPFGHHKAEYFSAGLEGALILVAAGTIFYEAVAKLSHPEPPNQLGLGLAFSVVASLANLALALLLIRTGTRHRSPALVADGRHVQSDVISSFGVLIGIGLAWATGWWILDPIVAILVALQILWIGAKTVWGSMGGLMDEALPAATIAEIAATIQGSMGQALEFHDLRTRQAGPTTFVEFHLVVPGALPVAEAHGVCDEIERALSERFGGAHISIHVEPEGEARHLGYER from the coding sequence ATGACCACCACCGAATCAGCGGTAGCGGCAGGCTCCGACCGGGCACCGGGAGAGATCCTGCGCCGCGCCACCTTCGCCAGCCTCGTCGTCGGACTGGCCGTGATGGGACTGAAGTTCGTCGCCTTCACGCTCACCGGGTCGGTGGCGCTGCTCTCGGATGCTCTCGAGTCGATCGTCAACGTGGTCGCCGCCGTGGCCGCCATGATCGCGATCCGGGTCGCGCTCCGGCCGGCCGACGAGACTCATCCTTTCGGCCACCACAAGGCCGAGTACTTCTCCGCCGGTCTCGAGGGGGCGCTCATCCTCGTGGCCGCCGGCACGATCTTCTACGAGGCCGTGGCGAAGCTATCGCATCCCGAGCCGCCGAATCAGCTCGGTCTCGGCCTGGCCTTCTCGGTGGTTGCCAGCTTGGCGAATCTCGCGCTGGCGCTGCTGCTGATTCGCACCGGAACGCGCCATCGATCGCCGGCGCTGGTCGCAGATGGCCGACACGTGCAGAGCGACGTGATCTCGTCCTTCGGCGTGCTCATTGGGATCGGACTGGCCTGGGCGACCGGCTGGTGGATTCTCGACCCGATCGTGGCGATCCTCGTCGCCCTGCAGATCCTCTGGATCGGGGCGAAGACGGTCTGGGGATCGATGGGCGGACTGATGGACGAGGCGCTGCCTGCCGCGACGATTGCGGAGATCGCCGCGACGATCCAGGGATCGATGGGGCAGGCGCTCGAATTCCACGATCTGCGCACTCGGCAAGCCGGGCCGACGACCTTTGTCGAGTTCCACCTGGTGGTTCCCGGCGCGCTGCCGGTGGCCGAGGCGCACGGCGTCTGCGACGAGATCGAACGGGCGCTCAGCGAGCGATTTGGCGGAGCGCACATCTCGATTCACGTCGAGCCGGAAGGCGAAGCTCGACATCTCGGCTACGAGCGCTGA
- a CDS encoding tetratricopeptide repeat protein: MPSKTKVLAGVVLAVTLSGSVHAQLSEVPKAFEALDRGDGEAAQGTFSRAAVEALLALAESQRGDAQKSTLARAAELVPADAEGLRQRVQGMQLLAEGKNAEAAALYGALATREPRDKRVQYFLGVARQRADDLPGAIVALREATNLDRAFGVALVALGDALRQAGDFGGAYNAYNHATTPDGRPVSALLGRAASRMLIGDMEGAASDLELAIKISAPGMDRYRSLMGMFFLRAYERKVADGTSRVEQAVAMWQELGRTDMAVAACNAAGRIFLETGDPDGGESWYQAGWNLVLDSKTAAEERTLWQVRMLHGTARAAAARRDFNRADSLVAQAKGLMDQDSRNAEHYAWIYPYLKAYVELSRRDPDAAIANLQAVPAKEMDRPYLQFLMAEAYSRKRDRDAARLWYEKALASATGLDPETVIVRPLAVAWLAKNPAKN, encoded by the coding sequence ATGCCGTCGAAGACCAAGGTGCTCGCCGGAGTCGTTCTGGCCGTGACGTTGTCCGGCTCCGTGCACGCACAACTGAGCGAAGTGCCGAAGGCCTTCGAGGCTCTCGATCGCGGTGACGGGGAGGCCGCCCAGGGGACCTTCTCCCGGGCTGCCGTCGAAGCGTTGCTCGCCCTCGCGGAGAGCCAGCGCGGCGACGCGCAGAAGTCCACTCTGGCGCGGGCCGCCGAGCTGGTGCCGGCAGACGCCGAGGGACTCCGGCAGCGGGTCCAGGGGATGCAACTGCTGGCGGAAGGGAAGAACGCCGAAGCGGCCGCCCTGTACGGGGCGCTGGCGACGCGAGAGCCGCGCGACAAACGAGTGCAGTACTTTCTCGGCGTCGCGCGCCAGCGCGCCGACGATCTTCCCGGCGCGATCGTGGCCCTGCGCGAAGCGACCAACCTCGATCGAGCGTTCGGGGTGGCACTGGTCGCGCTGGGAGATGCCTTGCGCCAGGCGGGCGACTTCGGCGGCGCCTACAACGCCTACAACCACGCGACGACACCCGACGGGCGGCCGGTCTCGGCGCTCCTCGGTCGGGCCGCGTCCCGCATGTTGATCGGTGACATGGAAGGTGCAGCGAGCGACCTCGAGTTGGCGATCAAGATTTCGGCGCCCGGAATGGATCGCTACCGTTCGCTGATGGGGATGTTCTTTCTCCGGGCCTACGAGCGGAAGGTTGCCGACGGCACCTCGCGGGTCGAGCAGGCGGTGGCGATGTGGCAGGAGCTCGGGCGCACCGACATGGCCGTGGCGGCCTGCAACGCCGCGGGGAGGATCTTCCTCGAGACCGGCGACCCGGATGGAGGCGAGAGCTGGTATCAGGCCGGGTGGAACCTCGTGCTCGACTCGAAGACGGCCGCCGAGGAGCGGACGCTCTGGCAGGTGCGGATGCTGCACGGCACCGCACGCGCCGCGGCGGCACGTCGCGACTTCAATCGTGCGGACTCGCTCGTCGCCCAGGCCAAGGGACTGATGGACCAGGACAGCCGGAACGCTGAGCACTACGCCTGGATCTACCCCTACCTCAAGGCGTACGTCGAGTTGTCGCGTCGCGATCCGGATGCCGCAATCGCCAACCTGCAGGCCGTACCGGCGAAAGAGATGGACCGCCCGTATCTGCAGTTCTTGATGGCCGAGGCGTACTCCCGCAAGCGTGATCGGGACGCGGCCAGACTCTGGTACGAGAAGGCGCTGGCGTCCGCCACCGGACTCGATCCGGAGACTGTGATCGTCCGACCGCTGGCGGTAGCCTGGCTGGCGAAGAACCCGGCGAAGAACTGA
- the murJ gene encoding murein biosynthesis integral membrane protein MurJ: MPLETNSTPRATPAPAATRSSGGATLVATGILASRVAGLIRDRALAHYFGLGPHQDVFRSALKGPNLVQNLLGEQALSASFIPIYSRLLKEGKREEAGRFAGAIFGLLLAVVAAISLVGFLFARPIVALFATGFLLDAAKVARGELAVDRFPLAVAAVRWMFPMTGLLVLSAWALGVLNSHRRFLLSYLAPVVWNASIIAAVVWVGQGIAAGEGRSGLDRLLISACCGALLGGALQFLVQVPGVVHEVRGFHLSFGWRDSRVRAALSGFGPAVGGRGVLQLSSWLDQQLASMFAPGALAALGYSQQLYLLPISLFAMSLAAASLPELSEGTASGGTEWADRLLRNVRQVSFFVIPSMVGYLVFGRLIVAGLFRTGSFGDPEVLLVGAILGAYSLGLPAAGAARPLQSGFYAHGDTRRPALIAAARVVASTAIAIPAMVWLDRYSVGGGATAPLHLGAVGLAAGSAIGSWIEFFSLWRRLRGLHPTLRLPWREVARNLGLAIVAAGGAWVLGWAVPSGMPRAVVAGSVLAAFGIAYLGGAMALGLPEVEPIRRRLHLRRG; encoded by the coding sequence GTGCCGCTCGAAACGAATTCAACCCCCCGCGCGACCCCGGCCCCGGCCGCGACGAGGTCGAGTGGAGGGGCAACGCTCGTCGCCACTGGAATCCTCGCCAGCCGGGTCGCCGGGCTGATCCGCGATCGAGCGCTGGCCCACTATTTCGGTCTGGGACCGCATCAGGACGTTTTCCGATCGGCGCTCAAGGGACCGAACCTGGTGCAGAACCTGCTCGGGGAGCAGGCGCTCTCCGCCTCGTTCATCCCGATCTACTCGCGGCTGTTGAAGGAAGGGAAGCGCGAAGAGGCTGGGCGATTTGCCGGCGCGATCTTCGGGCTCCTGCTCGCCGTCGTCGCGGCGATCTCGCTCGTCGGGTTCCTCTTCGCCCGGCCGATCGTCGCGCTCTTCGCCACCGGGTTCCTGCTCGACGCCGCGAAAGTGGCTCGAGGAGAGCTGGCGGTCGACCGCTTTCCGCTGGCGGTGGCTGCGGTGCGGTGGATGTTCCCGATGACCGGGCTGCTGGTCCTCTCGGCCTGGGCTCTCGGCGTTCTCAACAGCCACCGGCGGTTCCTGCTCTCCTACCTCGCTCCGGTCGTCTGGAACGCCAGCATCATCGCGGCGGTAGTCTGGGTGGGACAGGGAATTGCGGCGGGAGAAGGGCGGAGTGGGCTCGACCGCCTCCTGATCTCGGCCTGTTGCGGCGCGCTGCTCGGGGGCGCGCTGCAGTTTCTCGTCCAGGTTCCCGGCGTCGTCCACGAAGTGCGGGGATTTCACCTGAGCTTCGGCTGGCGCGACAGCCGCGTGCGCGCCGCCCTGTCCGGATTCGGCCCTGCCGTCGGGGGGCGAGGGGTACTGCAACTCTCGTCGTGGCTCGACCAGCAGCTTGCCTCGATGTTCGCCCCCGGGGCGCTGGCCGCTCTGGGCTACAGTCAGCAGCTCTACCTGCTGCCGATCAGCCTCTTTGCGATGTCTCTCGCCGCCGCGAGCCTTCCGGAGCTCTCGGAAGGGACCGCATCCGGCGGAACCGAATGGGCCGACCGGTTGCTTCGCAATGTCCGGCAAGTCAGCTTCTTCGTCATCCCGTCGATGGTCGGATACCTGGTCTTCGGACGGCTGATCGTCGCCGGGCTCTTCCGCACCGGCAGCTTCGGCGACCCGGAGGTGCTGCTCGTCGGCGCGATACTCGGCGCCTATTCCCTCGGGCTCCCCGCGGCCGGCGCCGCCCGGCCGTTGCAGAGCGGTTTCTACGCTCACGGCGACACGCGCCGGCCGGCCCTCATCGCTGCGGCGAGAGTGGTCGCCAGCACGGCGATTGCCATCCCGGCGATGGTCTGGTTGGATCGGTATTCTGTCGGGGGAGGGGCGACCGCACCGCTGCACCTCGGGGCGGTCGGTCTGGCGGCGGGCTCGGCCATCGGCTCCTGGATCGAGTTCTTCTCGTTGTGGCGGCGCCTGCGGGGGTTGCACCCGACCCTGCGTCTGCCTTGGCGGGAGGTCGCGAGGAACCTCGGGCTGGCGATCGTGGCCGCGGGGGGAGCCTGGGTTCTCGGCTGGGCGGTACCGTCCGGGATGCCGAGAGCCGTGGTGGCCGGCAGCGTTCTGGCGGCGTTCGGGATAGCGTATCTGGGCGGCGCGATGGCGCTCGGTCTGCCGGAGGTCGAACCGATTCGCCGGCGACTGCATCTTCGGCGCGGATGA